A stretch of the Comamonas testosteroni TK102 genome encodes the following:
- a CDS encoding methyltransferase family protein yields MTFQSSSQTDSSLLALRVPPMALLAVFAAAMWLLPDILTTKFPASWTAASLLAILGGAFCIAGVRAFQRAQTTVNPTTPAASTSLVVSGVYRMTRNPMYLGFALLLLGFATGLGKLSALLLVPLFMAYLQRFQIRPEEEALQAQFGASFDTYRQQVRRWL; encoded by the coding sequence ATGACTTTCCAATCCAGCTCGCAAACTGATTCCTCTTTGCTCGCGCTGCGAGTGCCGCCGATGGCACTGTTGGCAGTGTTTGCCGCAGCCATGTGGCTTCTGCCAGATATCCTGACCACCAAATTCCCGGCCTCTTGGACGGCCGCCTCATTGCTGGCCATATTGGGAGGAGCCTTCTGCATAGCCGGCGTACGAGCGTTTCAGCGCGCCCAAACCACGGTAAACCCCACCACTCCTGCAGCGTCGACCTCACTGGTCGTCAGCGGGGTTTATCGTATGACACGCAATCCGATGTACCTGGGCTTTGCACTGCTGCTGCTTGGCTTCGCCACAGGGTTGGGCAAGTTGTCGGCACTGCTTCTTGTGCCGCTATTCATGGCTTATTTGCAGCGCTTTCAGATTCGGCCGGAAGAAGAAGCGTTGCAAGCACAATTTGGAGCGTCCTTCGACACCTATCGCCAACAGGTCCGACGCTGGCTGTAG
- a CDS encoding DUF7661 family protein produces the protein MERYRFNVFGDIVLIERRDSAWRCFSVGADGKLGFVDLAVPSEVSCEELPQYLYDIFHESAASSDGDIFEIV, from the coding sequence ATGGAAAGGTATCGGTTCAATGTGTTCGGCGATATCGTGCTCATAGAGCGCAGAGACTCCGCATGGCGCTGTTTTTCCGTTGGAGCCGATGGCAAGCTTGGCTTTGTGGATCTGGCCGTTCCTTCCGAGGTTTCCTGCGAGGAGTTGCCTCAGTATCTCTACGACATCTTTCACGAGAGCGCCGCATCGTCCGATGGCGATATCTTCGAGATCGTCTGA
- a CDS encoding SDR family oxidoreductase, whose product MKNKVVLITGGSRGIGAATAIQAATVGWDVLLSFNTDQAAAEAVVSQITDMGRHAMAIQADMACEEQIRRLFAVADVQFGRLDALVNNAGIVDTAQTVAEFSLERLERMFRINTIGAFLCAREAVLRMSTARGGHGGAIVNVSSIAARLGAPGQYVDYAASKGAMDVMTLGLAKEVAAEGIRVNAVRPGLIETDIHASGGQPDRVQHLAPRVPMRRGGSALEVANAIVWLMSDESPYTTGSLIEISGGNL is encoded by the coding sequence ATGAAAAACAAAGTCGTGCTCATCACCGGCGGCAGCCGAGGTATTGGTGCGGCCACCGCCATACAAGCTGCGACGGTCGGCTGGGATGTGCTGCTCAGCTTCAATACGGATCAAGCAGCAGCCGAGGCGGTTGTCTCGCAAATCACCGACATGGGCAGGCACGCCATGGCCATTCAGGCCGACATGGCTTGCGAAGAACAGATTCGACGCCTTTTTGCAGTGGCCGATGTGCAGTTCGGGCGCTTGGATGCACTGGTCAACAACGCAGGCATCGTGGACACGGCGCAGACAGTGGCGGAGTTCAGCCTTGAGCGCCTGGAGCGGATGTTTCGCATCAACACCATCGGTGCTTTTCTGTGTGCCCGCGAGGCCGTGCTTCGCATGAGCACGGCACGCGGCGGTCATGGCGGAGCCATTGTGAATGTTTCCAGCATCGCCGCAAGACTGGGCGCGCCAGGCCAGTATGTGGACTATGCAGCATCCAAAGGAGCCATGGATGTGATGACGCTGGGACTGGCCAAGGAAGTGGCCGCGGAAGGCATCCGCGTGAACGCAGTCCGCCCCGGCCTCATCGAAACGGATATCCATGCCAGCGGGGGACAACCGGACAGGGTTCAGCATCTGGCGCCGCGAGTTCCCATGCGGCGTGGAGGAAGCGCCCTGGAGGTTGCGAATGCAATCGTATGGCTTATGTCGGACGAGTCCCCCTACACCACGGGCAGTCTGATTGAAATTTCGGGCGGAAACCTATGA